In Phyllopteryx taeniolatus isolate TA_2022b chromosome 8, UOR_Ptae_1.2, whole genome shotgun sequence, one genomic interval encodes:
- the c1qtnf5 gene encoding complement C1q tumor necrosis factor-related protein 5 isoform X2 translates to MFFTFSLTLSLSLSLSLSLAVCLSFSLSSTHSGHTKHPNHRLIRFHDHFLSAPRHLKLADIGETGERGLTGDRGDPGERGQKGEAGQCAVAPKSAFSAKVSEGRDLPLPAGDTVVFDKILLNEQGDYNSETGRFTCKVPGVYYFAVHATVYRASLQFDLMKNGHAVASYFQFFGNWPKPASLSGGTLIHVVPGDQVWIQMALGEYNGFYSSTKTDSTFSGFLVYSDWKNSAVFA, encoded by the exons ATGTTCTTCACTTTCTCCCTCACcctctcactctcactctctctctctctctctcttgctgtctgtctgtctttctctctGTCTTCCACGCACTCTGGACACACCAAACACCCAAACCACCGCCTAATTCGATTTCATGACCATTTCCTCTCAGCTCCAAGACATCTAAAGCTCGCTGACATCG GTGAGACGGGCGAGCGAGGTCTGACGGGAGACAGAGGTGACCCTGGAGAGAGAGGCCAGAAGGGCGAGGCAGGACAGTGCGCCGTGGCACCCAAATCGGCCTTCAGCGCCAAAGTGTCGGAAGGCCGCGACTTACCCCTCCCCGCGGGCGACACGGTGGTGTTTGACAAGATCCTTCTTAACGAACAGGGCGACTACAACTCGGAGACGGGCCGCTTCACGTGCAAAGTTCCCGGCGTGTACTACTTTGCCGTACATGCCACCGTGTACCGCGCCAGCTTGCAGTTTGACCTGATGAAAAACGGACACGCCGTCGCTTCCTATTTCCAGTTTTTCGGCAACTGGCCCAAACCGGCATCGTTGTCGGGCGGGACCCTGATCCATGTGGTCCCTGGGGACCAGGTGTGGATTCAGATGGCTCTGGGGGAATACAACGGATTCTACTCCAGCACGAAGACAGACAGCACCTTCAGCGGCTTCCTGGTGTACTCAGACTGGAAAAACTCTGCGGTGTTTGCATGA
- the rnf26 gene encoding E3 ubiquitin-protein ligase RNF26 produces the protein MGPVDIAISTVGKCLDAACLMLDVNFLLVHTLVRTFLAVYHFIINLPAFLVYSLVELGNLALLILLSTAEATSHVAHGAASVLGGVMLSLEGLLESLKMVGYLLTHVLLRCKEQVCRGLLSLLEACGIALSLLVYLVNTVVNYALIAALNLYSAVVGVWQTVSSPLQMALELTLTSVTFLYSCLIGTSAFLWSPCKLALDFLASLVHIFISIFILNAYGLALTVGIALTATAYCNPEVTGQASRRLAASVNSFPAVRRLYVSLHLTLDLIRAGMRPLRQMSLHLYLLERRIWRQLSRHSSALRLLLRRQLHGETGAGEENRRDPPDGRAGDDRRERPAPSPSSSSSTARPLKADRLWRPPVENLLTLLNEQEHRKMCVICHDCAKTVVLLPCRHLCLCRDCTDILLQQPFHQHNCPLCRRIIFDTIEVYL, from the coding sequence ATGGGACCAGTCGACATTGCTATTTCCACTGTAGGAAAATGCCTCGATGCAGCCTGCTTAATGCTGGACGTGAATTTCCTCCTCGTCCACACGCTCGTCCGCACTTTCCTGGCAGTGTACCACTTTATAATCAACCTGCCTGCATTCCTGGTCTACTCCCTCGTGGAGCTGGGCAACTTGGCGCTGCTCATCTTGCTCTCCACGGCGGAGGCGACGTCCCACGTCGCCCACGGCGCGGCGTCCGTGCTGGGCGGCGTCATGCTGTCTCTGGAGGGGCTTCTGGAGAGTTTGAAAATGGTGGGCTACCTGTTGACACACGTGCTGCTCCGCTGCAAGGAGCAGGTGTGTCGGGGGCTGCTGTCGCTGCTCGAGGCGTGCGGCATTGCGCTCAGCCTCCTGGTCTACCTGGTCAACACGGTGGTCAACTACGCCCTCATCGCCGCCCTTAACCTCTACTCGGCCGTGGTCGGCGTGTGGCAGACGGTGTCCAGCCCGCTGCAGATGGCGCTGGAGCTCACGCTGACCTCCGTCACCTTTCTCTACAGTTGCCTGATTGGCACGTCGGCGTTCCTGTGGTCCCCCTGCAAGCTGGCGTTGGACTTCCTGGCCTCGCTGGTGCACATCTTTATCAGCATCTTCATACTGAACGCGTACGGCCTGGCGCTCACCGTCGGCATCGCGCTGACGGCCACCGCCTACTGCAATCCGGAAGTCACCGGGCAGGCGTCGCGGCGACTTGCGGCTTCCGTTAACTCTTTCCCAGCCGTGAGGAGACTTTACGTGTCGCTTCATTTAACCCTGGATTTAATACGCGCAGGCATGAGACCCCTGCGCCAGATGTCGCTTCACCTTTACCTGCTGGAGAGAAGAATCTGGCGCCAGCTGTCTCGCCATAGCAGCGCGTTGAGACTGCTACTGAGGAGGCAGCTCCACGGTGAAACCGGAGCGGGCGAGGAGAACAGGCGGGACCCGCCCGACGGGCGAGCGGGGGACGACCGACGGGAGCGGCCGGCCCCGTCGCCGTCATCGTCGTCCAGCACGGCGAGACCTCTGAAGGCCGACCGGCTGTGGCGGCCCCCGGTAGAGAACCTGCTGACGCTGCTGAACGAGCAGGAGCACCGGAAGATGTGCGTCATCTGTCACGACTGCGCCAAGACGGTGGTGCTGCTGCCCTGCAGACACTTGTGCTTGTGTCGAGATTGCACCGACATCCTGCTGCAGCAGCCCTTCCACCAGCACAACTGCCCGCTATGTCGCCGCATTATCTTCGACACCATTGAGGTGTACCTCTGA
- the c1qtnf5 gene encoding complement C1q tumor necrosis factor-related protein 5 isoform X1, producing the protein MTTLKLVPLPLFLLVLQVRLSTLLEDNKIPASLCTGHPGIPGSPGVHGSPGLPGRDGRDGRDSAPGEKGEKGDTGVPGETGERGLTGDRGDPGERGQKGEAGQCAVAPKSAFSAKVSEGRDLPLPAGDTVVFDKILLNEQGDYNSETGRFTCKVPGVYYFAVHATVYRASLQFDLMKNGHAVASYFQFFGNWPKPASLSGGTLIHVVPGDQVWIQMALGEYNGFYSSTKTDSTFSGFLVYSDWKNSAVFA; encoded by the exons ATGACAACGCTCAAGCTGGTTCCTTTACCGCTCTTCctgctcgtcctccaagtgcgtcTTTCCACTCTGTTAGAGGACAACAAGATCCCTGCCAGTCTGTGCACGGGCCATCCCGGCATCCCGGGCTCGCCCGGAGTTCACGGCAGCCCCGGTCTGCCCGGGCGAGACGGACGGGACGGAAGGGATTCTGCACCGGGGGAGAAAGGAGAAAAGGGGGACACGGGAGTACCAG GTGAGACGGGCGAGCGAGGTCTGACGGGAGACAGAGGTGACCCTGGAGAGAGAGGCCAGAAGGGCGAGGCAGGACAGTGCGCCGTGGCACCCAAATCGGCCTTCAGCGCCAAAGTGTCGGAAGGCCGCGACTTACCCCTCCCCGCGGGCGACACGGTGGTGTTTGACAAGATCCTTCTTAACGAACAGGGCGACTACAACTCGGAGACGGGCCGCTTCACGTGCAAAGTTCCCGGCGTGTACTACTTTGCCGTACATGCCACCGTGTACCGCGCCAGCTTGCAGTTTGACCTGATGAAAAACGGACACGCCGTCGCTTCCTATTTCCAGTTTTTCGGCAACTGGCCCAAACCGGCATCGTTGTCGGGCGGGACCCTGATCCATGTGGTCCCTGGGGACCAGGTGTGGATTCAGATGGCTCTGGGGGAATACAACGGATTCTACTCCAGCACGAAGACAGACAGCACCTTCAGCGGCTTCCTGGTGTACTCAGACTGGAAAAACTCTGCGGTGTTTGCATGA